The sequence below is a genomic window from Barrientosiimonas humi.
CTTGGTGACCGACAGGCCGATGCCGCCGGTGCCCTTGGTCAGCCACATGACGTCGCGCACCGACTTGGCGATGTGCTCGATGTCGTCGTCCATCTGCATCACGAAGCAGTTGGACAGCTGCGGGTTGGCGGTCCCGGCGTTGACGAGGGTGGAGCCGGCCGCGAGGTAGTCGAGGCGAGACATCTTGCGGTAGAAGCGGATCGCGGCCTGCGTGGGCTCCTTCTCGTTGACCGAGAGGCCCATCGCGACGCGCATCCAGAAGTAGGCCGGCACCTCGAGCATCTGCCCGCCGGGGCCGGTCGCCATGTAGCGGTTGCGCAGCGTCACGATGCCGATGTAGCGCAGCGCGTCGTCGTTGCTGTGGTCCAGCGCGGCGGCGAGCTCCTCGAGGTTGAACGCGCTCGCGAGCCGCGGGTCGAACAGCCCGTCCTCGACGGCCTCGCGCACGTAGCCCGGGAAGCGCGCCTGGTGCAGCAGCGCCAGCTCGGTCTGGGTCTCGAAGTCGCCCAGCACCTTCTTGTAGATCGTCTTCAGCAGCAGCCGCGAGGCGACCACGTCGAAGTCGGGGTCGTCCTTGACGTTCTGCACCGCGACCTGGATCGCGGCCTCGTCGAGCTGCTCGGTGGTGATGCCGTCGAACAGCGTGATCTCCAGCTCCGACGCGAGCTGCATGGTCATCGCCAGCCCGTCGGGCAGGCCTTCGGCGGCGCGCTCGATCGCCCGGTTGATCCGATCGGCGTTGTACGGCTCGCGCGACCCGTCGCGCTTGGTGACCTGAATGGCCATGTCGTGATGCCTCCTCCCTCGAGTCCTGCGTGCCCGAGGTCGCGAGGGGAGGCGGACGTACGACCGCGCCGGGGCAGCCGTGATCGTCGTGGGCCTGTCCCTCGAGGCCGCGGACCACCGTCCGGTCGGACGGCGTGCTGGCAGGTCTTCGGACTCGTGGGCGTGGGCCGGCTGGCCCGCCTAGTGGCCGTCGCTTCCCAGACCGGCTCGAGGCCGGATCCAGTGCCGATGACGGCGGTCGTTCCCACTCACCGCTGCGGGGCAGTCCCGGAATCGCACCGGGTTCCCTCTTGCCTCACCGGCCAGATGCGGAACATCTGGGGGTGAACCAGCAACGAGAGCACCATATGTGGTGCCGCCCGCGACACGCTAGCCGGGGATGTGCTGGATCGCCGAGAGGCCGGGTGCTATACGCGCGGGGCGCCCGCGCGTACGACAACGGCGGACCAGGCCGTGCTTTCGGCCGCGTCTCCTCCTCCGGCCGGGCTCGCAGGCTCGCCCGCCCGGCATCGTCGACGGCGGCACAGATAACACGACGGCGGACCACATCAGAAGTGGTCCGCCGTCGTACTAACTGTGCCGCCGTCGTCTCGTTCGTCTTGTCGACGATGCCGGGAGGTGCGCAGCGCAGCACGCAGCTCCCGGAGGAGGAGACAAGACCAGAATCACTCCGGCGCGTCGGCCTGGGAGTCGGAGGTCTGGTCGCGGTCGATCGAGCGCTCGGTCTCGTCGGGGGCGTGGCCGGGCATGGCCCAGCGGGCGGTGGTGACGCCCTGGTCCTTGGCGCGCTGCAGCGCGTCCTCGACGACGCGGTCGGCGTCGGCGGAGCCGATCCAGTGCGAGCCCTCCTCGACCGACTTGCCCGGCTCGAGCGCCTTGTAGGTCTCGAAGAAGTGCTGCATCTCCTTCAGCGTGAAGTCGCTGATGTCGGTGATGTCGGTGACGCCGTCCTTGCGCGGGTCGCCCGCGGGCACGCACAGGATCTTGTCGTCGCCGCCGGCCTCGTCGACCATCTTGAAGACGCCGACGGCGCGGGCGCGCACGACGCAGCCGGGGAAGGTCGGCTCGTCCAGCAGCACGAGCGCGTCGAGCGGGTCGCCGTCCTCACCGAGGGTGTCCTCGATGTAGCCGTAGTCGGCGGGGTAGGACATCGCGGTGAAGAGCAGCCGGTCGAGCCGGATGCGGCCGGTCTCGTGGTCGATCTCGTACTTGTTGCGAGTCCCGCGTGGGATCTCGATGCTGACGTCGAACTCCATGGAATGTCCTCATCGTTGAGCTGTGCGGTGCGGCGCACCGGGGTGGGGCGCCCGCGGGGTACGTCCGCGGACAGTTCGCGGTTAGTGTCTCCCACGAGAACGGGTCGCGGAGCAAGGGGGCAGCGTGCGCAGATCGCACCGCGCGCTGGTCGCGGGCGCCGCGACGGTCGCGCTGATCGGCGGCTACGCCACCTTCGACACCTTCGACGTCGTGCCGGGCGTGCTCACCACCGCTGACGCTCCGCGCGAGGCCGTGCCGCTGCCGGGGGAGTCGACCCCCCCGCCCGACGTACGCCGTCCGCAGCCCCCGCAGCCCCCGCAGGCACCCGCCGCTCTCCCCGGGGTCGGCGGCACCGCGCCCACGCCCGAGGGCGTCCGCGCCGCGCTGCAGC
It includes:
- a CDS encoding inorganic diphosphatase encodes the protein MEFDVSIEIPRGTRNKYEIDHETGRIRLDRLLFTAMSYPADYGYIEDTLGEDGDPLDALVLLDEPTFPGCVVRARAVGVFKMVDEAGGDDKILCVPAGDPRKDGVTDITDISDFTLKEMQHFFETYKALEPGKSVEEGSHWIGSADADRVVEDALQRAKDQGVTTARWAMPGHAPDETERSIDRDQTSDSQADAPE